The Mytilus galloprovincialis chromosome 4, xbMytGall1.hap1.1, whole genome shotgun sequence genome contains a region encoding:
- the LOC143071286 gene encoding unextended protein-like produces the protein MGETVNRTLKSLLFILSIYIAVLGQVKGNAPEILGIISQEPGNIRDETGTLLLYPKIAHKLLLVGTNFSEVEKGQAQIAFTLRKDPSGNCDDYDRTKSFDLTPTADGQYASVTVTLEQIPNTKLSSGNVTNKYLYICSKKNNDWVHQGDSNILRVGIGEIEPPKIVSVVTGEPDSTINNDGSILLYSNEPQNIFFVGQHFDGFKQNGQLAFTTKKDVTGSCGIFLETNIFNVTVESDVLSSVSVSLQYLGGGQHYYICLRNPQKSTEWIHQGSNKFLTIDVRVRVEKTTMLPMSMQIIIIASLLVLSGLFSGLNLGLMALDKTELKIIERCGSKSEKKYAKTISPVRKRGNFLLCTLLLGNVLVNNSLTILLDDLSNGLIAVIAATMGIVIFGEIIPQAVCSRHGLAVGARTIWITRIFMVLTFPLSFPISLLLDKILGEEIGHVYDREKLQELIRVTKDFNELKNDEVNIIAGALELTRKSVTEVMTKIEDVFMIDINSKLDFDTIAEIQRRGYTRIPVYEGDKTNIVHLLNIKDLTLIDPDDKTQLKTVLKFYQHPLIYVFDDLKLDAMLTEFRQGHSHLAVIRRVNSEGDGDPFYETLGVLTLEDVIEEIIQSEIIDETDTLTDNRQKKQRRIEKQDFSMFTNPEDGHKPWISSHLALAAFQFLSTSVDLFKEEYISPNVLKRLIKQNIYEEVINNEKKECQIYKENSPCDFFVLILEGHGHVSIGKEKLEFDGGPFTYYGVQALEVNESSLTPQHSTDSIYLKGDVYIPDFSLKATSTIIFLKIRRAHYIASRKVTLIGKTTVREEEENEAYDREMQKASWLTNASNNSDLILVDKKSLAQHGRTSSQPSLPNKVRSESTLSGRSTNSEKPEESKPTPTRLNENYVYQNSPTKENGLVDQGDGDKKEELICDAEELTPMISYEDQNVKDNVPLTSI, from the exons ATGGGTGAAACTGTCAACAGGACTCTAAAAAGTTTACTGTTTATTTTGAGCATTTACATCGCAGTTTTAGGTCAAGTAAAGGGAAATGCACCAGAAATACTTGGGATTATATCCCAGGAACCGGGAAATATACGAGATGAAACTGGAACACTGTTGCTTTATCCAAAAATTGCACACAAGTTACTTTTGGTCGGAACGAACTTCTCCGAAGTGGAAAAAGGTCAGGCCCAGATAGCATTCACTTTAAGAAAAGACCCAAGTGGTAATTGTGATGATTACGACAGGACAAAGTCATTTGATTTGACACCAACCGCCGATGGACAGTATGCCTCTGTTACAGTTACTTTGGAACAGATTCCAAATACAAAGTTATCATCTGGAAATGTAACAAACAAGTATCTTTACATttgttccaaaaaaaataatgattggGTACACCAAGGAGATTCCAATATATTACGAGTAGGTATAGGAGAGATAGAACCTCCTAAAATTGTCTCTGTTGTTACAGGAGAACCTGACAGCACAATTAATAATGATGGAAGCATTTTACTCTATTCAAATGAacctcaaaatatattttttgtaggcCAACATTTTGATGGGTTTAAACAGAATGGACAGCTGGCATTTACTACTAAAAAGGATGTTACAGGATCCTGTGGAATCTTTCTGGAAACCAATATTTTCAATGTCACTGTTGAGAGTGATGTACTTTCTTCGGTGTCAGTGTCTCTTCAATATCTGGGTGGAGGACAGCATTATTACATTTGTTTGAGAAATCCGCAGAAATCCACCGAATGGATCCATCAGGGGTCAAACAAATTTCTAACAATAGATGTCCGTGTCAGAGtagaaaaaacaacaatgttACCCATGTCGATGCAAATTATTATTATTGCTTCTCTGTTAGTTTTATCAGGTTTATTTAGTGGTTTAAATTTAGGACTGATGGCGTTAGATAAAACAGAACTGAAAATTATTGAACGTTGTGGGTCCAAAAGTGAAAAGAAATATGCAAAAACAATTTCCCCAGTTCGTAAAAGGGGAAACTTTTTGTTGTGCACACTTCTCTTGGGAAATGTACTGGTAAATAATTCTCTTACAATTTTATTGGATGATTTAAGTAATGGATTAATTGCTGTTATTGCAGCCACAATGGGAATTGTCATATTTGGAGAAATTATACCACAAGCTGTTTGCTCAAGACATGGCTTAGCTGTTGGAGCAAGAACCATATGGATTACAAGAATTTTCATGGTTCTCACATTTCCGCTATCTTTCCCAATCAGTTTACTTCTAGACAAAATTTTAGGTGAAGAAATTGGACATGTGTATGACAGAGAAAAACTTCAAGAATTGATTAGAGTAACTAAAGATTTCAATGAACTTAAAAATGATGAAGTAAATATAATAGCTGGGGCGTTAGAATTAACTAGGAAGTCAGTTACAGAAGTCATGACTAAAATTGAAGATGTGTTCATGATTGATATAAACAGTAAACTAGATTTTGATACAATCGCTGAAATTCAAAGGAGAGGTTACACTCGTATTCCTGTATATGAAGGAGATAAAACAAACATTGTACATTTGTTAAATATCAAGGATTTGACTTTAATTGACCCTGATGATAAAACCCAACTTAAAACTGTGCTGAAATTCTACCAGCATCCATTGATCTATGTGTTTGATGATCTCAAATTAGATGCTATGCTCACTGAATTCAGACAAG GTCATTCTCATTTGGCAGTGATCCGTAGAGTGAACAGTGAAGGTGACGGTGACCCATTTTACGAGACCCTTGGAGTTCTGACTCTGGAGGATGTTATTGAGGAGATTATACAGTCAGAAATCATAGACGAAACTGATACCCTAA CTGATAATAGACAAAAGAAGCAAAGAAGGATAGAGAAGCAGGATTTCAGTATGTTTACCAACCCTGAGGATGGTCACAAGCCCTGGATATCATCACATCTAGCTTTGGCTGCATTTCAATTCTTGTCTACAT cTGTGGACTTGTTTAAGGAAGAGTACATATCACCAAACGTTCTGAAGAGGCTGATCAAACAGAATATTTATGAAGAAGTTATTAACAACGAAAAGAAAGAATGTCAAATTTATAAAGAGAATTCTCCGTGTGATTTCTTTGTTTTAATCTTAGAAG GACATGGTCATGTATCCATTGGAAAAGAAAAGCTTGAGTTTGATGGTGGACCTTTTACATATTATGGTGTCCAGGCTCTTG AGGTGAACGAGTCTAGTTTGACTCCACAGCATAGTACAGATAGTATTTACTTAAAGGGGGATGTGTACATTCCTGACTTTTCTCTTAAAGCGACGTCCACAATTATCTTCTTAAAGATTAGGCGTGCACATTACATAGCATCAAGGAAGGTCACTTTGATTGGTAAAACAACGGTCAGAGAAGAGGAAGAAAATGAAGCATATGATCGTGAAATGCAGAAAGCTAGCTGGTTGACTAACGCATCTAATAATAGTGATTTAATTCTTGTTGATAAGAAAAGCTTGGCACAGCATGGTAGAACTTCTAGTCAACCGTCACTTCCTAATAAAGTCAGGAGTGAAAGTACTTTATCAGGAAGGAGTACAAATTCGGAAAAACCAGAGGAATCAAAACCAACACCAACACGTCTAAATGAAAATTATGTGTATCAAAATTCACCGACGAAAGAAAACGGCTTGGTTGATCAAGGAGATGGTGACAAGAAGGAGGAATTAATTTGTGATGCTGAGGAATTGACTCCTATGATATCTTATGAAGATCAGAATGTCAAAGATAATGTACCATTAACTAGTATTTGA